The Alosa sapidissima isolate fAloSap1 chromosome 16, fAloSap1.pri, whole genome shotgun sequence genome has a segment encoding these proteins:
- the LOC121685564 gene encoding protein PRRC2C has translation MSSVEKRHGSGRRGSGPRLSDAFSDSSSSGSFLDDADREVSSLTERAFRSLCIGDEAVYSDAHLGSSPHERQRAFAQEAPAHSDAAPKQAANETLSLAGGGWGSEVSGTFQGWLAESTLMQQQQQQQLSGLSNGSTEIAWQQKRSTSRVSSLIKAFGGGGGGGDAFYDPMTPDAMATRDKWQEGGEVWDRSALMSLHHELAEFSAYQQGFRTADADPSGSGSFLRTAKLKASGRFHALSSTNMFLHSEFSPFRAWSDYKRVLSRHHAVVATGDVPRWYDSPLYKELTSAAPPQGSQGQRSQRRAAEDWAQQMHAHTRGGGTTQKAWAVEKRCESELTGNGAPWKRISGGAVGPVLGRSKLPGLRPSTVSPSAEHHRRPNSAFVSAAAARGAEPPYPPVMDDPLPSNTTTPLPSDCATPFSISQLLTPVLPATRQGTDTSEVLRGAALSPPTTAAELDADAVEMQQQRPLVEVRQVRGDSYKARASSLLFNLKDNRKRVKSTYSPTRFRGAELTDRSRQPSQMDAPHPEHPPHADHPPPPRVTTTELSAPSSPLDPAGEVPAPLKPSVTTDLPPSPLLPSTEELPPTIAPEGGSDPVLPPPVAQGRQKDLADTNGSCDFLAAAGRVPDYGDVGRTQVMGTAHKDANRSLSANPDSTVGRYGWGWHQTGGASGVTSEGSRVTAPHTDTHPAYTAPHTDTHPGYTAAHTDTHPAYTAAGPQREAEQNSRVPQMNQTPGQKQNNSHSERVAPPSSQGTANQSSEATRSHTLDQERDRSVRMQVDRSGYKNRSSSRQEQSQEYSSAQSNKSQEYSSAQSNNSQEYSSAQSNKSQEYSSAQSNNSQEYSSAQSNKSQEYSSAQSNIKSKEYSSAQSNKTQEYSSAQSIARSQYSSAQNIARSEEYNPGLQASSTEPLYTANSRLNTSKHITANNKLNVNSQPKDNSSQLTVSHQITNNSQPTNNIQTPTKTAQDFNTAQQQQPVTSSQTMKQSLAVKQPTANQIQSLADKQPTANQSLALANKQPTVNQQLPVNNQSSLSKQPEVAKQSTVTKQSVNNQQTISKQETVTNQQPDKSQPVVAKTPVVNNAQPINKPPGINSQSTTSSLQGVYSQPPISNQQGVKSQPPISNQQGVKSQPPISSQQEVNSHLTTANQEPAVTEPQVAISDQHNSKQTLLSSPQPINAKADPADKHPGPVAKQPPSSRTQTADLVHDTMPSSHTQTSQLNSPLTSNQKQPYTLYTTNQKQVNAPHTTNQNQQLSTTLMSKQNQQVNPVLPVSQKLPNPPFTINQKQAGYPLTTNQNQQLNPPFSTPQYKHLNPTLTANQKQLDLTQTASQKQTNLTLTANQNQQPHLTPPAPPTNQNPQPPQELMAGDVDEAGRSLSQPNKEERFSISDILSIRDKELMRRERLKEIRQGLGDVTQPANQRGPEHTPDRKGDGKERSAANGGLPQKENDTLRNPEMKERFEQGVNTRRESAEREKTMGKTISIKERAQTKQELLTSKVKAHAQKEISALKEKGFMTRNAPKPPPAVAREKVPEQPPPVKKEITADKLNHLFKDLTRYGEPKQPEVEDTWQVQLPETHVLEPSASAALTSDTQPAQPPPVGATVTNAPGDMAVNDPGQAPVHLGSNTVKDEHSLKERDAAVPRPASKSTVSLQAKPVGAAQTGVHSRETSEKQETGSIAEQSRDVEKATMSEQHLAQRELRGKHNTPAAELSPAHEDDAVHTKGHEGKEPVTKEKEQTQEGLSPASGQKEISNARASAAKESTKSGIKGSDGQPDKEQGPLNERMPSEPKHGAAGEPADTTRNANKAMLMGTGGQNNNDQQLKDTAASKKNQASKYTGNNAKQNETPYQSKSGITKSLPVPVQPKAETVEALPLTLQQQCAEQERPQKGTDQMSSQSEWNEPNVQSTPADPVALKAHFPEKPEMTTMDSVKVEETADAIKANTEETSERASQGEDDRAFFLEIQSVISYVKPPSVWAEERRDAQHSKPYEGSTSQKDKCQEEPKLEQHKEQQEDHKQEQQIEREKEQLIECKQEEKQEHQKQPKAEHQREQQKEHKQVDENVLVPKVGEKMIGEGEIAERKNAGPQIITEGETHKKENLGSMGKEEAPGKMLGDSGNADWKEKALVSGPGRKANMKPSDNHKPHLENMEGSIASAKAKQDVIVPPRGGSELSRHSEERNESAGWRMREGEATMWNAETHTSRPTKQRQTHTEHSGSAVGNTTGESREKTHTSNSTKGDTSDLKPPANSTKGDASDLQPPANSTKGDASDLKPPANLTKGDASDLKPPANSTKGDASGLKPSANSTKREASDLKPPANSTKGDASESKPTTESRNCPTTRDASQSKSAADITYRSTETAAPIPTAETPKKLRDAPNLKFTTDVQTATQKMRGKADPNLNADVKTQEKRGDCSVNLIDETQRRGEAPESQTTTQETQRTKQDAHGFKNNIAAQKDKPQSISSDASGSEPTAKLRATTGQQTGSRPAQEPIVEQAAHTPTREEAGDTTESRTGVKSPPDHRNTNIDLQRRPTERREETKPNKPAGSNMNTPAKPLGKDTERREKTKPNKPAGRDTNALAMAQATIRSSLKDNVDAMVDGSQPGGHPPQAGGDARATEKERGGKERGQSIERQRGGRQRGQRGQSNDRVRGGNDSGEATQKERGPRERGQRGQSTDRERGGNERVETTQKEKGQRGQSTDRVRGGKERGGTERGQTGQSTESGETTQSERGARERGQSVDQQRGARERGQSVDQQRGARERGQSVDQQRGGKDRRRGEEKQSPSWATTETGRKERESHSGEVQAAEDSNSHNALRSAESGKPSVKTLKTQPAEDSNSHNALSCAESRKPSVKTPETQPAEDTPLLGSKDSAPMTRPAPNQPHIHIPTHTQPTHTPQPTHTPQPTHTPQPGSSDSSFQRHPDTGSEGPAPQKELPNPGEQNRAKPAPKPAPKPAPKPVPRPASRPEISALADYARLRVLPQQNSDVTADDTLFPIAHLSQHIAVSMGTTTELSLEAAASADRAKREAEANMARVMRYREREKHAATRAPDPPSIRRENRTERSNTERINAERSNAERNNVERSNTTERNNAERNNTERRYTERSKAASTADQHEQIRQSDLSGTLLRQHGNQLGPQHGPITALTQPAQVKGRRRGTSLPREAIRDRSSEREFYHQATQQRGRPGVPKRGGANDEGVVPERGVGVVCDPGVGQEAEPLQYYSVSSLEPESKPAPVPHQHTTTPTHKPAPDNRAPPQGHTHTHTQQPGPEHPATPKHTPQHAGRETGPPAISGSENGFPQDHPTTGRDEDGFTQHALPATGRGQPQVDHGKAQVIMTPRSNPSSPALGKPTMFNVKDNTFRVSSVTKTVKPLFHRSVAESFRAWSPRETGAERAEDLQYPPADPHFTPSNVPHSDHLAAAALHHLSRARDALSHDALPLAESPAPREYMGRFRRSLALDDDDTRSLVSVLSEDVDGLSEVERPESACSMSSERSGRPPAVPPKSEKALRRAKRLTTRRLKKTEAKPVASVPSSPTNVVSAPQQLAHPAHTHAHYHLSTGYAPTATEVVSPSYPVAQRRLLQDPNSGQYFMVDVPLPVKTKTFFDPQTGKYVRLSVRQSPEGALSPPRYMLYPGYVPVPVSSLPTARSSSQMSAPATLMQEQDIPEPSGAPWGLEVEQQHYSRENQGQDRGRGRGGYRTQEEPQEDAPLYTTQREGSSSQRHLNIIPMSELEDFAMESM, from the exons ATGAGCTCAGTGGAGAAGCGCCATGGCAGTGGTCGCCGTGGCAGCGGGCCGCGTCTGTCGGATGCCTTCAGTGACTCGTCCAGCTCAGGCAGCTTCCTGGACGACGCCGACCGCGAGGTCAGCAGCCTGACGGAGCGCGCCTTCCGCTCGCTCTGCATCGGCGACGAGGCCGTCTACAGCGACGCGCACCTTGGCTCCTCCCCCCATGAGCGACAACGCGCCTTCGCACAAGAGGCCCCCGCCCACTCCGACGCCGCCCCCAAGCAGGCGGCCAATGAGACGCTGTCGCTCGCCGGCGGGGGGTGGGGCTCGGAGGTGTCCGGAACATTCCAGGGCTGGCTGGCAGAATCAACGCTgatgcaacagcagcagcagcagcagctgtcgGGCCTTAGCAACGGCTCCACGGAGATCGCCTGGCAACAGAAGCGTAGCACGTCGCGCGTCTCCTCCCTCATCAAGGCcttcggcggcggcggcgggggCGGGGACGCCTTCTACGACCCCATGACCCCTGATGCCATGGCAACCAGGGACAAATGGCAGGAGGGAGGCGAGGTCTGGGACCGCTCGGCCCTGATGAGTCTGCACCATGAGCTGGCCGAGTTCTCCGCCTACCAGCAGGGCTTCCGGACGGCGGACGCGGACCCCAGCGGTTCCGGAAGCTTCCTGCGGACGGCCAAGCTGAAGGCCAGCGGGCGCTTCCACGCGCTCAGCTCGACCAACATGTTCCTGCACAGCGAGTTCAGCCCGTTCCGCGCCTGGAGCGACTACAAGCGCGTCCTCTCCCGCCATCACGCTGTCGTCGCCACCGGCGACGTCCCCCGCTGGTACGACTCGCCGCTCTACAAGGAGCTGACCTCCGCCGCGCCCCCGCAGGGGTcacagggtcagaggtcacagcGCCGGGCCGCGGAGGACTGGGCTCAGCAGATGCACGCTCACACGCGCGGCGGCGGAACCACGCAGAAGGCCTGGGCCGTGGAGAAGCGTTGCGAGTCGGAGCTGACCGGCAACGGGGCGCCGTGGAAACGCATCAGCGGCGGCGCCGTCGGGCCCGTCCTTGGGCGGAGCAAGCTGCCGGGGCTCCGCCCCTCCACCGTCTCCCCGAGCGCCGAGCATCACAGGCGCCCCAACTCCGCCTTCGTCTCCGCCGCCGCGGCCAGAGGTGCCGAGCCGCCGTACCCGCCCGTCATGGACGACCCGCTGCCTAGCAACACCACCACCCCGCTGCCTAGCGACTGTGCCACCCCCTTCAGCATCTCGCAGCTGCTCACGCCCGTGCTGCCCGCCACGCGGCAGGGCACCGACACCTCAGAGGTGCTGCGCGGGGCGGCCCTGTCGCCCCCGACGACGGCGGCGGAGCTGGATGCGGATGCGGTGGAGATGCAGCAGCAGCGCCCCCTGGTGGAGGTGCGGCAGGTGCGCGGGGACAGCTACAAGGCCCGCGCCTCCAGCCTGCTCTTCAACCTCAAGGACAACCGCAAGCGCGTCAAGAGCACCTACAGCCCCACGCGCTTCAGGGGCGCCGAGCTCACTGACCGCAGCCGCCAGCCCTCGCAGATGGACGCCCCCCACCCCGAGCACCCCCCCCACgctgaccacccccccccaccccga GTAACCACCACTGAGCTATCTGCCCCGTCCTCACCCCTGGACCCTGCGGGTGAGGTGCCCGCACCCCTAAAGCCCTCCGTCACCACCGATCTGCCCCCAAGCCCCCTTCTGCCCAGCACTGAGGAGTTACCCCCCACAATTGCCCCAGAGGGGGGCAGTGATCCAGTCCTGCCCCCTCCTGTTGCACAGGGGCGACAGAAAGACTTGGCTGATACCAACGGCTCTTGTGACTTCTTGGCAGCCGCTGGCAGGGTGCCGGATTACGGTGACGTCgg AAGGACCCAGGTCATGGGCACTGCCCATAAAGATGCCAACAGGAGCCTCAGTGCCAACCCCGACTCCACCGTGGGCAGGTACGGCTGGGGTTGGCATCAGACGGGGGGCGCCAGCGGCGTCACCAGTGAGGGCAGCAGGGTG acagccccacacacagacacacaccctgcatacacagccccacacacagacacacacccaggatacacagcagcacacacagacacacaccctgcGTACACAGCAGCCGGTCCACAGAGAGAGGCTGAACAAAACTCCCGAGTGCCTCAAATGAACCAGACACCTGGACAGAAACAGAACAACTCTCATTCGGAGAGAGTGGCTCCGCCTTCCTCTCAAGGcacagccaatcagagctcTGAAgccactcgctcacacacactcgaccAGGAGAGAGACCGGAGTGTGAGGATGCAGGTCGATAGGAGCGGCTACAAGAACAGGAGCTCGTCCAGACAAGAGCAGAGTCAGGAATATAGCTCCGCCCAGAGTAACAAGAGTCAGGAGTATAGCTCCGCCCAGAGTAACAACAGTCAGGAATATAGCTCCGCCCAGAGTAACAAGAGTCAGGAATATAGCTCCGCCCAGAGTAACAACAGTCAGGAGTATAGCTCCGCCCAGAGTAACAAGAGTCAGGAATATAGCTCCGCCCAGAGTAACATAAAGAGTAAGGAGTATAGCTCCGCCCAGAGTAACAAGACTCAGGAGTATAGCTCCGCCCAGAGTATTGCCAGGAGTCAGTATAGCTCCGCCCAGAATATTGCCAGGAGTGAGGAGTACAATCCTGGCCTGCAGGCTTCTTCGACAGAGCCACTATACACAGCCAACAGCCGGCTAAACACAAGCAAGCACATCACAGCCAACAACAAGCTTAATGTAAACAGCCAACCCAAAGACAACAGCAGTCAGCTGACTGTCAGTCATCAAATAACAAATAACAGCCAGCCAACAAACAACATCCAGACACCCACCAAGACAGCTCAGGActtcaacacagcacagcagcaacAGCCAGTGACCAGCAGCCAGACTATGAAGCAAAGCCTGGCCGTTAAGCagccaacagccaatcagatccaGTCTCTGGCTGATAAGCagccaacagccaatcagagcctGGCTCTGGCCAATAAGCAGCCAACAGTCAATCAGCAGCTTCCAGTCAATAATCAATCCTCTCTCAGCAAACAGCCAGAAGTTGCCAAGCAGTCAACAGTCACTAAACAGTCAGTAAACAACCAGCAAACAATAAGTAAGCAGGAAACAGTAACCAACCAGCAACCAGACAAGAGTCAGCCCGTGGTAGCCAAGACACCTGTAGTCAACAATGCCCAACCTATAAACAAGCCACCAGGTATCAACAGCCAATCTACTACCAGTAGCCTGCAGGGTGTATATAGCCAACCTCCAATCAGTAACCAGCAGGGAGTGAAGAGCCAACCTCCAATCAGTAACCAGCAGGGAGTGAAGAGCCAGCCTCCAATCAGCAGCCAGCAGGAAGTGAACAGCCATTTAACAACCGCAAACCAGGAACCTGCTGTCACTGAACCACAAGTGGCCATCAGTGATCAGCACAACAGCAAACAAACACTACTCAGCAGCCCACAACCCATCAATGCTAAAGCAGACCCTGCTGATAAGCACCCTGGGCCGGTGGCCAAGCAGCCACCCAGCAGCAGGACTCAGACTGCAGACCTTGTGCATGACACCATGCCTTCTTCCCACACACAGACCTCGCAACTCAACTCCCCACTCACATCCAATCAGAAGCAGCCATACACTCTATACACAACCAATCAGAAACAGGTGAATGCTCCACACACAACCAATCAGAATCAACAATTAAGCACCACTCTTATGTCCAAGCAGAATCAACAGGTAAACCCTGTGTTACCAGTCAGTCAGAAATTGCCAAATCCTCCATTCACAATCAATCAGAAACAGGCAGGTTATCCACTCACAACCAATCAGAATCAACAGCTGAACCCTCCATTTTCAACCCCACAATATAAACACTTAAACCCTACTctcacagccaatcagaaacagcTAGACCTCACTCAAACAGCCAGTCAGAAACAGACAAACCTTACTCTCACTGCCAATCAGAATCAACAGCCACATCTCACCCCCCCTGCCCCTCCAACCAATCAGAATCCACAACCTCCCCAGGAGCTAATGGCAGGGGATGTGGATGAGGCAGGGCGGAGCTTATCGCAGCCAAACAAAGAAGAGCGTTTCAGCATCAGTGACATCCTGTCCATTCGAGACAAGGAGCTGATGCGACGTGAGCGTCTGAAGGAGATTCGTCAAGGCCTGGGAGACGTCACacagccagccaatcagagaggcCCTGAGCACACACCTGACAGGAAGGGCGATGGGAAAGAGAGGTCTGCTGCGAATGGAGGACTCCCACAAAAAGAAAACGATACTCTGAGAAACCCTGAGATGAAGGAGCGGTTTGAACAGGGTGTAAACACTAGGCGAGAGTCTGCTGAAAGAGAAAAGACAATGGGAAAAACAATCTCCATCAAGGAGCGAGCCCAAACCAAACAAGAGCTCCTGACGTCCAAAGTGAAAGCACACGCTCAGAAAGAGATATCAGCCCTGAAGGAGAAGGGCTTTATGACCAGGAATGCCCCCAAACCGCCCCCTGCAGTAGCCAGGGAGAAAGTGCCTGAACAACCTCCACCTGTGAAGAAGGAAATCACCGCCGACAAACTCAACCACCTGTTCAAAGATCTCACAAGGTACGGAGAACCCAAACAACCGGAGGTGGAGGACACGTGGCAGGTCCAGCTGCCTGAGACCCACGTCTTAGAACCGTCAGCTTCAGCAGCGCTGACCAGTGACACGCAGCCAGCACAGCCGCCGCCAGTGGGTGCAACAGTTACCAACGCGCCAGGGGACATGGCCGTCAACGACCCAGGTCAAGCGCCGGTCCATCTCGGGTCAAACACCGTGAAGGATGAACATTCTCTCAAAGAGAGAGATGCGGCAGTACCGCGTCCCGCGTCCAAGTCGACAGTTTCCCTTCAGGCTAAACCTGTGGGAGCAGCTCAGACAGGTGTGCATTCCCGTGAAACTTCGGAGAAACAGGAGACTGGATCTATTGCCGAGCAGAGTAGAGATGTAGAGAAGGCCACCATGAGTGAGCAGCACCTTGCCCAGAGGGAGCTGAGAGGCAAGCACAACACACCTGCAGCGGAGCTGTCACCGGCACACGAAGATGATGCTGTTCACACCAAGGGACATGAGGGGAAAGAACCAGTAACAAAGGAGAAAGAGCAGACACAGGAAGGGTTGTCTCCTGCTTCAGGACAGAAGGAGATCTCCAATGCCAGAGCCAGTGCAGCCAAGGAAAGTACTAAATCTGGCATCAAAGGAAGTGATGGCCAGCCTGATAAAGAACAGGGTCCACTGAATGAGAGGATGCCCTCTGAACCCAAACATGGGGCAGCAGGTGAACCAGCTGACACCACTAGAAATGCTAACAAAGCTATGCTAATGGGAACAGGTGGCCAAAACAACAATGATCAACAGCTGAAAGACACAGCAGCCTCCAAGAAGAACCAGGCTTCTAAATACACAGGAAACAACGCCAAACAGAATGAGACACCTTACCAATCAAAATCTGGTATCACAAAATCCTTGCCCGTACCTGTCCAACCAAAAGCAGAGACTGTGGAAGCTTTACCTTTGACCCTTCAGCAGCAATGTGCAGAGCAAGAGAGGCCACAAAAAGGAACGGATCAGATGTCCAGTCAGAGTGAGTGGAATGAACCTAATGTCCAATCAACACCAGCAGATCCTGTTGCCCTCAAAGCCCATTTCCCAGAGAAACCTGAGATGACCACCATGGACTCTGTCAAGGTGGAAGAAACCGCTGATGCTATCAAAGCAAATACAGAGGAGACCAGTGAGAGAGCGTCACAGGGAGAGGATGATAGGGCATTCTTCCTGGAGATCCAGTCAGTTATCAGCTATGTGAAACCACCCAGTGTCtgggcagaggagagaagagacgcacagcacagcaagcCTTATGAGGGCAGCACTTCTCAAAAGGACAAATGCCAGGAGGAacccaaactagaacagcataaAGAACAGCAGGAAGATCACAAGCAAGAACAGCAGATTGAACGAGAGAAAGAACAGTTGATAGAATGCAAGCAAGAAGAAAAGCAAGAACACCAGAAACAACCCAAAGCAGAACATCAGCGGGAGCAACAGAAAGAACACAAGCAAGTCGATGAGAACGTACTCGTGCCAAAAGTCGGAGAGAAGATGATCGGTGAAGGCGAAAtagcagaaagaaaaaatgcTGGGCCACAGATCATTACGGAGGGGGAGACCCACAAGAAGGAGAACCTTGGTTCTATGGGAAAGGAGGAGGCTCCAGGGAAGATGCTGGGAGATTCTGGAAATGCTGACTGGAAGGAGAAAGCACTGGTCAGTGGACCAGGCAGAAAAGCAAATATGAAACCCAGTGACAACCACAAACCCCATCTAGAGAACATGGAGGGCAGTATAGCCAGTGCTAAGGCTAAGCAGGATGTAatagtgccccctagaggtggCTCTGAGCTCAGCAGGCACTCGGAGGAGAGGAATGAGTCTGCAGGttggaggatgagagagggggaggcaaCCATGTGGaacgcagaaacacacaccagcaggcCCACGAAGcagaggcaaacacacactgaacacagtgGGAGTGCAGTCGGGAACACCAcaggagagagtagagagaaaacacacacctcaaactCAACCAAAGGGGACACCTCAGATCTCAAACCCCCAGCAAACTCAACCAAAGGAGATGCCTCAGATCTCCAACCCCCAGCTAACTCAACCAAAGGAGATGCCTCAGATCTCAAACCCCCAGCAAACTTAACCAAAGGAGATGCCTCAGACCTCAAACCGCCAGCAAACTCAACCAAAGGAGATGCCTCAGGTCTCAAACCCTCAGCAAACTCAACCAAAAGGGAAGCCTCAGATCTCAAACCCCCAGCAAACTCAACCAAAGGGGACGCCTCGGAATCTAAACCTACTACAGAATCCAGAAATTGTCCAACAACCAGAGATGCCTCTCAGTCTAAATCTGCTGCAGATATCACATATAGATCCACTGAAACCGCTGCACCGATACCTACTGCAGAAACACCCAAGAAGCTTAGAGATGCCCCTAACCTTAAATTCACCACAGATGTTCAAACTGCAACCCAGAAAATGAGAGGAAAAGCTGACCCTAACCTCAATGCAGATGTCAAGACGCAGGAAAAAAGAGGAGACTGTTCTGTAAACCTCATAGATGAaacacagagaagaggagaagctCCTGAATCTCAAACAACAACACAGGAAACACAGAGAACCAAACAAGATGCCCATGGATTTAAAAACAATATTGCAGCCCAGAAAGATAAACCTCAGAGTATCTCATCAGATGCATCTGGATCTGAACCCACAGCGAAGCTCAGGGCCACAACAGGGCAGCAAACAGGCTCAAGGCCTGCCCAGGAGCCCATAGTGGagcaggcagcacacacacccaccagaGAGGAAGCTGGAGATACCACTGAATCCCGCACTGGTGTCAAAAGCCCTCCCGACCACAGGAACACCAACATAGACCTGCAGAGACGCCCGACagagagacgagaggagacTAAACCCAACAAGCCAGCGGGGAGCAATATGAACACCCCTGCCAAGCCACTGGGGAAAGATACAGAGAGACGAGAGAAGACTAAACCCAACAAGCCAGCGGGGAGAGATACAAATGCCCTTGCCATGGCACAGGCAACAATAAGAAGCTCACTGAAGGACAATGTAGATGCCATGGTGGACGGCTCACAGCCAGGTGGGCATCCCCCACAGGCAGGAGGGGATGCTCGtgcaacagagaaagagagaggaggaaaagagagaggacagtCCATCGAGcgacagagaggagggaggcagagaggacAAAGAGGACAGTCCAATGACAGGGTAAGAGGAGGGAACGATAGTGGAGAGGCCACTCAAAAAGAGAgaggaccgagagagagaggccagagaGGACAGtccactgacagagagagaggaggaaacgaGAGAGTAGAGACCACTCAGAAAGAGAAAGGCCAGAGAGGACAGTCCACCGACAGagtgagaggaggaaaagagagaggagggacagaGCGAGGCCAGACAGGACAGTCCACTGAGAGCGGAGAGACCActcagagtgagagaggagcgagagagagaggacagtctGTGGATCAAcagagaggagcgagagagagaggacagtctGTGGATCAAcagagaggagcgagagagagaggacagtctGTGGATCAACAAagaggagggaaagacagaagaaggggagaggagaagcagTCTCCTTCATGGGCGACCACAGAAACGGgcaggaaggagagggagagtcaTTCCGGAGAGGTACAGGCTGCAGAGGACTCAAACTCCCACAATGCTTTGCGCAGCGCAGAGAGTGGGAAGCCATCAGTTAAGACCctcaaaacacagcctgcaGAGGACTCAAACTCCCACAATGCCTTGTCCTGTGCAGAGAGCAGGAAGCCGTCAGTTAAGACCCCCGAAACACAGCCTGCAGAGGACACTCCCCTACTGGGCTCTAAAGACTCCGCCCCTATGACACGCCCCGCCCCCAATCAACCCCACATacacatccccacacacactcagcccacacacacccctcagccaacacacacccctcagccaacacacacccctcagCCTGGCTCCAGCGACTCCAGCTTTCAGAGACACCCTGACACTGGTTCAGAGGGACCCGCCCCACAGAAGGAGCTGCCCAATCCAGGGGAGCAGAACCGAGCCAAGCCCGCTCCCAAGCCCGCCCCCAAGCCTGCCCCTAAACCCGTCCCCAGACCCGCCTCCAGACCGGAGATTTCCGCCTTGGCAGACTATGCCCGCCTCAGGGTTCTCCCGCAGCAGAACAGCGACGTCACAGCTGACGACACCCTGTTCCCCATCGCGCACCTCAGCCAACACATTGCTGTTTCCATGGGGACGACCACAGAGCTGTCTCTCGAGGCTGCGGCCTCTGCTGACAGAGCCAAGCGAGAGGCTGAGGCCAACATGGCGCGTGTGATGAGATAccgtgagagagagaagcacgCCGCCACCCGAGCACCAGATCCGCCCAGCATCAGACGTGAGAACCGCACAGAACGCAGCAACACAGAACGCATCAACGCGGAACGCAGCAACGCGGAACGCAACAATGTGGAACGCAGCAACACAACGGAACGCAACAATGCGGAACGCAACAACACAGAACGCAGGTACACGGAACGCAGCAAGGCTGCTTCCACTGCAGATCAGCATGAGCAAATCAGACAGAGCGATTTGAGTGGGACGTTGCTCCGACAGCACGGCAATCAGTTGGGTCCCCAGCACGGCCCAATCACTGCCCTCACGCAACCAGCGCAGGTCAAAGGTCGTCGCCGTGGAACCTCTCTGCCCCGAGAAGCCATTCGAGACCGGTCCAGTGAGAGGGAGTTCTATCACCAGGCTACCCAGCAACGTGGCCGACCTGGTGTTCCCAAGAGGGGAGGGGCCAATGATGAGGGGGTGGTGCCAGAGAGAGGTGTGGGCGTGGTATGTGATCCAGGGGTGGGGCAGGAGGCGGAGCCACTGCAGTATTACTCAGTCAGTTCTCTGGAGCCAGAATCCAAACCAGCGCCAGTTCCACACCAGCACAcgacaacacccacacacaaaccagcACCAGACAATCGGGCACCACCCCaagggcatacacacacacacacacaacaacccgGCCCTGAGCACCCGGCAACCCCTAAACACACCCCACAGCATGCAGGACGAGAGACTGGACCACCTGCCATAAGTGGCAGTGAGAACGGCTTTCCCCAGGATCACCCAACTACTGGGAGAGATGAGGATGGCTTTACCCAGCATGCACTGCCTGCCACAGGAAGAGGACAACCCCAGGTGGACCACGGGAAGGCACAGGTCATTATGACTCCGCGGTCCAACCCTTCCTCTCCTGCGCTCGGGAAGCCTACCATGTTCAATGTGAAAGACAACACCTTCAGGGTCTCCTCGGTAACCAAAACCGTGAAGCCACTCTTCCACCGCAGCGTGGCCGAGAGCTTCCGAGCATGGTCACCGCGGGAGACAGGGGCCGAGAGGGCAGAGGACCTCCAATATCCCCCCGCCGACCCCCACTTCACCCCCAGCAACGTCCCCCACTCTGACCACTTGGCCGCAGCCGCACTGCACCACCTCTCCCGCGCCAGAGACGCCCTTTCCCATGATGCCCTGCCCTTGGCTGAGTCACCAGCTCCGCGGGAGTATATGGGGCGGTTCCGGCGGAGCCTGGCGCTGGATGATGACGACACTCGTTCACTGGTGAGCGTCCTGTCGGAGGACGTGGACGGGCTGTCCGAGGTGGAGCGCCCCGAGTCGGCCTGCAGCATGAGCAGCGAGCGGTCTGGGCGACCCCCCGCCGTGCCCCCCAAGTCGGAGAAGGCCCTCCGCCGCGCCAAGCGCTTGACCACGCGCCGCCTCAAGAAGACCGAGGCCAAGCCGGTAGCCAGCGTCCCATCCTCACCCACCAACGTGGTCAGCGCGCCTCAGCAGCTGGCGCACCCAGCACACACTCATGCCCACTACCACCTCAGCACCGGGTATGCTCCCACGGCAACGGAGGTGGTCAGCCCGTCATACCCAGTTGCCCAGCGACGGCTGCTGCAGGACCCTAACTCTGGTCAGTACTTCATGGTGGATGTGCCGCTGCCCGTGAAGACCAAGACCTTCTTCGACCCCCAGACGGGGAAGTACGTGCGCCTGTCAGTGCGCCAGTCACCAGAGGGGGCGCTGTCCCCGCCGCGCTACATGCTGTACCCGGGGTACGTGCCCGTGCCAGTGTCTTCGCTGCCCACCGCCCGCTCCAGCTCGCAGATGTCCGCCCCCGCCACCCTCATGCAGGAACAGGACATCCCAGAGCCCTCAGGCGCCCCCTGGGGGCTGGAGGTGGAACAGCAGCACTACAGCAGGGAGAATCAGGGGCAGGACCGGGGCAGAGGGCGTGGTGGCTACAGGACGCAGGAGGAACCGCAGGAGGACGCTCCGCTTTACACGACGCAGCGAGAGGGCAGCAGCTCACAACGCCACCTCAACATCATCCCCATGAGCGAGCTGGAGGACTTCGCCATGGAAAGTATGTGA